A genomic window from Vagococcus sp. CY52-2 includes:
- the era gene encoding GTPase Era — protein sequence MSEQNFKSGFVAIVGRPNVGKSTLLNRIVAQKIAIMSNKAQTTRNKIQGIYTTKEAQIVFIDTPGIHKPKNKLGDFMVETAYSALREVDAVIFMVSADMPRGRGDDFIIERLKKAHAPVYLVINKIDTVHPDELLPIIDDYRQELDFKEIVPISATEGNNVEHLLETLVNDMPEGPQFFPDDQVTDHPEYFIVSELIREKVLQLTEQEVPHSVAVVTESMKRDDHDKIHIQATIIVERDSQKGIIIGKGGKMLKNIGTKSRKDIENLLGDKVFLELWVKVQKNWRDKRRDLQNYGYRETDY from the coding sequence ATGTCAGAACAAAATTTTAAATCAGGATTTGTCGCAATTGTCGGAAGACCAAACGTCGGGAAATCAACCTTATTAAATCGTATTGTGGCACAAAAAATTGCCATTATGAGTAATAAAGCTCAAACAACACGAAATAAAATTCAAGGAATTTATACAACAAAAGAAGCACAAATTGTGTTTATTGATACGCCAGGAATTCATAAACCAAAAAATAAATTAGGCGACTTTATGGTTGAAACAGCCTATAGTGCGTTACGCGAAGTCGATGCCGTTATCTTTATGGTGAGTGCGGACATGCCAAGAGGTCGTGGTGATGACTTTATCATCGAACGATTGAAGAAAGCGCATGCTCCTGTATATCTAGTCATTAATAAAATTGATACCGTTCATCCAGATGAATTATTACCGATTATTGATGATTACCGTCAAGAGCTTGATTTTAAAGAAATTGTCCCAATCTCTGCCACGGAAGGAAATAATGTGGAACATTTATTAGAAACCTTGGTAAATGATATGCCAGAAGGGCCACAGTTTTTCCCAGATGATCAAGTCACTGACCATCCGGAGTATTTTATCGTGTCAGAACTTATTCGTGAGAAAGTCTTACAATTAACAGAACAAGAAGTTCCTCATTCTGTAGCGGTCGTAACAGAAAGCATGAAACGTGATGATCATGATAAAATTCATATTCAAGCCACAATCATAGTGGAACGCGATAGCCAAAAAGGCATTATTATTGGTAAAGGTGGTAAAATGCTTAAAAATATCGGAACGAAAAGTCGTAAAGATATTGAGAACCTTTTAGGTGATAAAGTCTTCTTAGAATTGTGGGTAAAAGTACAAAAAAATTGGCGTGATAAACGTCGTGATTTACAAAATTACGGATACAGAGAAACAGATTATTAA
- a CDS encoding diacylglycerol kinase family protein has protein sequence MAWNDKQTEKNRHFIQSLTHALYGLKTVIKEERNMKYHMLLGLSAVILGVFCHISIAEWLWLICAIVLVLMAEMTNTAFEVLVDLVTNKTYHPLAKKVKDMAAGMVLLSAFFAIFVGMIIFLPKIISFLVGR, from the coding sequence ATGGCTTGGAACGATAAACAAACTGAGAAAAATCGACATTTTATCCAGTCTTTAACTCATGCATTATATGGATTAAAGACTGTGATAAAAGAAGAAAGAAACATGAAGTATCATATGTTGTTAGGACTCAGTGCGGTTATACTAGGTGTTTTCTGTCACATTTCAATCGCTGAATGGCTATGGTTAATTTGTGCGATTGTGTTAGTATTGATGGCTGAAATGACCAATACAGCATTTGAAGTATTAGTTGATTTAGTAACAAATAAAACGTATCATCCTTTGGCGAAAAAAGTAAAAGACATGGCTGCCGGAATGGTGTTACTCAGTGCCTTTTTTGCTATATTTGTGGGGATGATCATCTTCCTACCTAAAATAATATCATTTTTAGTAGGTCGTTAA
- the ybeY gene encoding rRNA maturation RNase YbeY, with product MDLVLLDKTNTLTDEQLNLVSTIIDFAAKQEVINLPENTEMSVTFVDDEEIHQINKEHRQKDRPTDVISFALEEDDLSGFEFDLEELGLPRNIGDLFISVDRTKEQAEEYAHSFDRELGFLTIHGFLHLNGYDHMTPEDEKEMFDLQRKILDAYGLER from the coding sequence ATGGATTTGGTACTCCTTGATAAAACGAACACACTAACAGACGAACAATTAAACTTGGTTTCAACGATTATAGATTTTGCAGCGAAACAAGAAGTCATTAATCTACCAGAAAATACGGAAATGTCAGTGACGTTTGTCGATGATGAAGAAATTCATCAAATCAACAAAGAGCATCGTCAAAAAGATCGTCCGACTGATGTAATCAGTTTTGCATTAGAAGAAGATGATTTATCAGGTTTTGAATTTGATTTAGAAGAACTTGGTTTACCAAGAAATATTGGGGATTTATTCATTTCTGTTGATCGAACGAAAGAACAAGCAGAAGAATATGCCCATTCATTTGATAGAGAACTTGGTTTTTTAACGATTCATGGATTTTTGCATCTTAATGGATATGACCATATGACACCAGAAGATGAGAAAGAGATGTTTGATTTACAAAGAAAGATTTTAGATGCGTATGGCTTGGAACGATAA
- a CDS encoding HD family phosphohydrolase, translated as MKKIQQVPKALGKYYTPLILFLMSLIMFSLMFGSVRQKQVTYKVGQLSSETIRANKTIENKDETKEKQKLAMESVTPEYTYNPDVETKQIEYVKTIFDLVNQVNETAEKQYNEKKSSSKPTVEDKLPMLKSNFEKYSQNDIAFFQSFPDTFYEQLLELPRSDLTKLEETSENTLRTILAKHIRNSTLQGEKQTAKEMVQYDEFSSQEINLLVMIFDKAIVVNEVVNDKATESMKESAKNNVLPVMIYQGEIIVREGEQIDSKAMEKIKLLGLTNQSTSTSPLLSMLLVILLQVVLIGYILRHTNQEVRVKSVTLYAVAITVSVLFMKLLYLFQKDNLSNVSLLFPAAFGSVILYMFLDKRWGLLMGMFQAIFSIFIFYNLAGTTSLLVISLFYMFSAFVSTFLVNERIGVQLKEAFFLLIIMPILFMAVLVIYQGFNIGDSRSITTLFISTGSGLFSFILSIGLYPYIELLLTDDSVIVLNELSNPNQPLLKQLLEEAPGTYHHSMMVASLSANAVAQIGGNSLLTRVASYYHDVGKIKHANFFVENLPDGAENPHNFLLPSDSKEIIFSHVTDGVKILEEANMPQFVIDVCQQHHGTTLMKYFFIKEQERNPETTEEAFRYPGPKPQSREAGVINIADSAEAAVRAMDHPTNEKIKEFVHNLIQSRLEDGQLNESGLTLDEIAIIEKSLVDGLCSTFHSRIKYPKMKSEAEKMKQEQEERRI; from the coding sequence ATGAAAAAAATCCAACAAGTGCCTAAAGCACTTGGAAAATATTATACACCTCTAATTCTATTTTTAATGTCATTAATCATGTTTAGTTTGATGTTTGGTAGTGTAAGACAAAAACAAGTTACTTATAAAGTGGGCCAATTATCAAGTGAAACAATACGCGCTAATAAAACCATTGAAAATAAAGATGAAACAAAAGAAAAACAAAAGTTAGCAATGGAAAGTGTGACACCAGAGTATACTTACAATCCAGATGTTGAGACAAAGCAAATTGAATATGTTAAAACCATTTTTGATTTAGTAAATCAAGTCAATGAAACAGCTGAAAAACAATATAATGAAAAAAAGAGTAGTTCAAAGCCTACTGTAGAAGATAAATTACCTATGTTAAAATCTAATTTTGAAAAATATAGTCAAAATGATATTGCATTTTTTCAGTCTTTTCCAGACACTTTTTACGAACAATTACTTGAGTTACCTCGTTCTGATTTAACTAAACTGGAAGAAACGTCTGAGAACACATTGAGAACAATTTTGGCTAAACATATTAGAAATTCTACGCTTCAAGGAGAAAAGCAAACGGCCAAAGAAATGGTTCAGTACGATGAGTTTAGTTCACAAGAAATTAATTTACTTGTGATGATTTTTGATAAAGCAATCGTAGTGAATGAAGTGGTAAACGATAAAGCAACAGAATCTATGAAAGAAAGTGCCAAAAATAATGTGCTTCCTGTGATGATTTATCAAGGTGAAATCATTGTCCGTGAAGGGGAACAAATTGATTCTAAGGCAATGGAGAAAATAAAGTTACTCGGCTTAACTAATCAATCTACGTCAACTTCGCCGTTGCTATCCATGTTACTCGTTATTTTGTTACAAGTCGTATTAATAGGGTATATTTTACGACATACTAATCAAGAAGTACGTGTTAAAAGTGTTACCTTATATGCTGTTGCTATTACAGTGAGTGTTTTATTTATGAAATTACTTTATTTATTCCAAAAAGATAATTTAAGTAATGTTTCTCTATTATTCCCAGCAGCATTTGGATCGGTTATTTTATATATGTTTTTAGATAAACGATGGGGATTGTTGATGGGTATGTTTCAAGCTATTTTTTCTATCTTTATTTTCTATAATTTAGCGGGAACCACATCACTATTAGTTATTTCACTTTTTTATATGTTTTCTGCATTTGTGTCAACTTTTTTAGTTAACGAACGAATAGGTGTACAATTAAAAGAAGCATTCTTTTTATTGATTATTATGCCAATTCTTTTTATGGCAGTATTAGTGATTTATCAAGGCTTTAATATTGGGGATAGTCGTTCTATTACAACGTTATTTATTTCAACAGGTAGTGGGCTATTTTCATTTATTTTATCTATTGGGTTATATCCATACATCGAACTATTGTTAACAGATGATAGTGTGATTGTATTAAATGAATTAAGTAACCCAAATCAACCTTTATTAAAACAATTGTTAGAAGAAGCTCCTGGAACGTACCATCATAGTATGATGGTGGCTAGTTTAAGTGCAAACGCCGTCGCTCAAATTGGAGGAAACTCGTTATTAACACGCGTGGCAAGTTACTATCATGACGTGGGTAAAATCAAACACGCAAACTTTTTCGTGGAAAATTTACCAGATGGGGCAGAAAATCCTCACAATTTCTTGTTACCATCAGATAGTAAAGAAATCATATTTAGTCACGTGACAGATGGTGTGAAGATTCTAGAAGAAGCGAATATGCCACAATTTGTCATTGATGTGTGTCAACAACATCATGGGACAACCTTGATGAAGTATTTCTTCATTAAAGAACAAGAACGAAATCCAGAGACAACTGAAGAGGCATTTAGATATCCTGGACCAAAACCTCAATCTCGTGAAGCTGGTGTGATTAATATTGCTGATAGTGCTGAAGCAGCTGTTCGTGCGATGGATCACCCAACGAATGAAAAAATCAAAGAATTTGTCCATAACTTAATTCAATCAAGATTAGAAGATGGGCAGTTAAATGAATCAGGTTTAACATTGGATGAGATTGCTATAATTGAAAAATCCTTAGTGGACGGGTTATGTTCAACATTCCATTCACGAATTAAATACCCGAAAATGAAATCAGAAGCAGAAAAAATGAAACAAGAACAAGAAGAAAGAAGGATTTAA
- a CDS encoding PhoH family protein, with protein sequence MTSETTLVFMLDKNIESNDLFGTHDKHIKILEEYLNVSISSRGEVVHLSGNVENVSMVQDILTAIQQLILRGHKITSSDMLTAIQLAEKGQLETFFSLYEHALLKDNKGNAIRVKNDGQKKYIQAIKKNDVTFGIGPAGTGKTFLAVVMAVSSLKKGEVEKIILTRPAVEAGENLGFLPGDLQEKVNPYLRPVYDALYQVLGMEHTARLMDRGVIEIAPLAYMRGRTLEEAFVILDEAQNTTNAQMKMFLTRLGNHSKMIINGDKTQIDLPRGVESGLIHAEKILRGIKRIAFIEFSTQDVVRHPVVADIIKAYADN encoded by the coding sequence TTGACATCAGAAACAACATTAGTATTTATGTTAGATAAGAACATTGAAAGCAATGATTTGTTTGGTACACATGATAAACATATTAAAATACTCGAGGAATATTTGAATGTATCAATTTCTTCAAGAGGAGAGGTTGTTCATTTATCAGGAAATGTTGAAAATGTCTCCATGGTTCAAGATATTTTAACTGCCATACAACAATTGATTCTAAGAGGACATAAAATTACAAGTAGTGATATGTTAACAGCTATTCAATTAGCGGAAAAAGGACAATTAGAGACATTCTTTAGTCTATACGAACACGCTTTATTAAAAGATAATAAGGGAAATGCCATTCGTGTAAAAAATGATGGTCAGAAAAAATACATTCAAGCCATTAAAAAAAATGATGTGACGTTTGGTATTGGTCCTGCTGGAACAGGAAAAACGTTTTTAGCAGTTGTAATGGCAGTGAGTTCCCTAAAAAAAGGTGAGGTAGAAAAAATTATTTTAACCCGTCCAGCTGTTGAAGCAGGTGAAAATCTAGGATTTTTACCTGGAGATTTACAAGAAAAGGTTAATCCATATTTGCGACCTGTTTATGATGCGCTGTATCAAGTTTTAGGTATGGAGCACACAGCCCGGTTAATGGATAGAGGTGTCATTGAAATCGCCCCTCTTGCCTATATGAGAGGAAGAACATTGGAAGAAGCTTTTGTGATATTAGATGAAGCTCAAAATACAACAAATGCACAAATGAAAATGTTTTTAACTCGTTTAGGAAACCATTCTAAGATGATTATAAATGGAGATAAAACGCAAATAGATTTACCTCGTGGAGTTGAAAGTGGGTTAATTCATGCTGAAAAAATTTTAAGAGGCATTAAACGAATTGCATTTATAGAATTTTCAACACAAGATGTGGTGAGACATCCGGTGGTTGCTGATATCATTAAAGCATATGCAGATAACTAA
- a CDS encoding GatB/YqeY domain-containing protein: protein MTLLNRLNNDIKVAMKAKDKETLSVLRMMKSSIQNEEIKKGESLSPDEELTVLSREMKQRKDSLQEFNQADRQDLAEKVSGEIKIVERYMPEQLTEDELRHIVQSAIDETGASSMSDFGKVMAAVMPKTKGRADGQKVNSLVKESLA from the coding sequence ATGACTCTACTGAATAGGTTAAACAATGATATCAAAGTAGCGATGAAAGCAAAAGATAAAGAAACATTATCTGTTTTACGGATGATGAAATCTTCTATTCAAAATGAGGAAATCAAAAAGGGTGAATCATTATCACCTGATGAAGAATTAACTGTCTTATCTAGAGAGATGAAACAACGTAAAGATTCGTTACAGGAATTTAACCAAGCTGATCGTCAAGATTTAGCGGAAAAAGTTTCTGGTGAGATTAAAATCGTTGAGCGTTATATGCCTGAACAATTAACTGAAGATGAATTACGACACATTGTTCAATCGGCAATAGATGAAACAGGTGCATCATCAATGAGTGATTTCGGAAAAGTAATGGCTGCTGTTATGCCTAAAACTAAAGGGAGAGCTGACGGTCAGAAAGTTAACTCTTTAGTAAAAGAAAGTTTAGCGTAG
- the rpsU gene encoding 30S ribosomal protein S21: MSKTVVRKNESLDDALRRFKRSVSKTGTLQEYRKREYYEKPSVKRKKKSEAARKRKKY, encoded by the coding sequence ATGTCAAAAACTGTTGTTCGTAAAAACGAATCATTAGATGACGCTCTTCGTCGCTTCAAACGTTCCGTTTCAAAAACTGGTACTTTACAGGAGTACCGCAAGCGTGAATACTACGAAAAACCAAGTGTTAAACGCAAGAAAAAGTCTGAAGCTGCAAGAAAACGTAAAAAATACTAG
- a CDS encoding Fur family transcriptional regulator, producing MKDNGLKYTKKRSDILSFLINENRYVAALDVFHFMNNKYQGVSYDTIYRNLRDFAELNILEETELQGEKRYRFHCDVHGEHHHHHFICTSCGATREIHMCPMDMFQEQLPGCLIEGHRFEILGKCEKCLKN from the coding sequence ATGAAAGACAATGGCTTAAAATATACAAAAAAACGTTCGGATATACTTTCTTTTTTAATTAATGAAAATCGTTATGTTGCAGCGTTAGATGTCTTTCACTTTATGAACAATAAATATCAAGGTGTTAGTTATGATACGATTTATCGGAATTTAAGAGATTTTGCAGAATTAAATATTTTAGAGGAAACAGAGTTACAAGGTGAAAAAAGATATCGATTCCATTGTGATGTTCATGGGGAACACCATCATCATCATTTTATTTGTACCTCTTGTGGTGCAACACGAGAGATTCATATGTGTCCAATGGATATGTTTCAAGAACAGCTACCAGGTTGCTTAATTGAAGGTCATCGTTTTGAAATATTAGGAAAATGCGAGAAATGTTTAAAAAATTAA
- a CDS encoding pyruvate, water dikinase regulatory protein, with protein sequence MTDQRISIFIISDSAGETASKLAQASMAQYEDAQIKIQIVKRAFIYHENELIQALEEAKAVNAIVLHTLVSKDLVNIANNYGKEHNLFTVDILSGLVDELSNRTGLEPSRLPGAMHFLSKNYFERISAMEFAVKYDDGKNPKGFLEADILLLGVSRTSKTPLSLFLANKNLKVANLPLIPEAHIPQQLWEVDPKKIVGLTNNPKVLNRIRRERMKSYGLNPDTAYSDIDKIKRELEFANDLYKTLGCLVINVAQLSIEETASIILSELNIEDTSYFG encoded by the coding sequence ATGACTGACCAACGTATCAGTATTTTTATTATTTCTGATTCAGCCGGCGAAACAGCTTCTAAACTAGCCCAAGCTTCTATGGCACAATATGAAGATGCTCAAATAAAAATCCAAATTGTCAAAAGAGCTTTCATCTATCATGAAAATGAGCTAATACAAGCACTTGAAGAAGCAAAAGCAGTGAATGCTATTGTCTTACATACACTTGTTTCAAAAGATTTAGTTAACATAGCCAACAACTACGGAAAAGAGCATAATCTATTTACCGTAGATATATTATCTGGACTAGTTGATGAGCTATCCAATAGAACGGGATTAGAACCAAGTCGTTTGCCTGGTGCAATGCATTTTTTAAGTAAAAATTACTTCGAGCGAATTAGTGCGATGGAATTTGCCGTTAAATATGATGATGGTAAAAACCCTAAAGGTTTTTTAGAAGCTGATATTCTTCTCCTTGGTGTCTCACGTACGTCAAAAACGCCACTAAGTTTATTTTTAGCCAATAAAAATTTAAAAGTTGCCAACTTACCACTAATACCAGAAGCCCATATCCCACAACAACTTTGGGAAGTTGACCCGAAAAAAATTGTTGGTTTGACAAATAATCCAAAAGTATTAAATCGCATTCGCCGAGAACGAATGAAATCTTATGGCTTAAATCCAGATACTGCTTATTCTGATATTGATAAGATTAAACGTGAGTTAGAATTTGCCAATGATTTATATAAAACACTCGGATGCCTCGTTATCAATGTGGCACAACTTTCTATTGAGGAAACAGCTTCTATCATTTTAAGTGAATTAAATATTGAAGATACTAGTTATTTTGGATAA
- a CDS encoding aldose 1-epimerase family protein, which produces MTLNLESDTAKVTINELGAELSSFILKETCVEYIWQADSHFWGRHAPILFPFVGRLKNDKYLYKGKVYKMTQHGFARDMMFDVIEKDDSSAILELKSSQKTLEKYPFEFRLLIGYKLAKNELIISYDVSTLSDEMYFSIGGHPAFNVPLIKGTKMNDYYLQFAPLKSRTKIPLKGSYIDTSCKTLAQTNTPIQLKHELFKEDAQILETKGRNTFSILSDKHSHGVIVSYEEFPFVGFWSPNTVEAPFVCIEPWCGIADDTSSNGKIEDKIGINKLSKGDIFSRSYSINIQ; this is translated from the coding sequence ATGACGTTAAATTTAGAATCAGATACAGCAAAAGTAACGATTAATGAACTTGGTGCTGAGCTATCCAGTTTTATTTTAAAAGAAACGTGTGTTGAATATATTTGGCAAGCGGATTCACATTTTTGGGGACGTCATGCACCAATTTTATTTCCGTTTGTTGGTAGATTGAAAAATGATAAGTACCTATACAAGGGGAAAGTCTATAAAATGACTCAACATGGATTTGCAAGAGATATGATGTTTGATGTAATTGAAAAGGATGATTCTTCTGCTATTTTGGAGTTAAAAAGCAGTCAGAAGACATTAGAAAAATACCCATTTGAGTTTCGTTTGTTAATAGGTTATAAATTAGCAAAAAATGAACTGATTATAAGTTATGACGTTTCAACGCTTTCTGACGAGATGTATTTTTCGATTGGTGGACATCCTGCTTTTAATGTTCCATTAATCAAAGGGACAAAAATGAACGATTATTATCTTCAGTTTGCTCCACTAAAATCTCGAACAAAAATACCATTAAAAGGATCATATATTGATACGTCTTGTAAGACATTAGCTCAAACAAATACACCTATTCAATTGAAACATGAGTTATTTAAAGAAGATGCTCAAATTTTAGAAACAAAGGGAAGAAATACTTTTTCTATTCTATCTGATAAGCATTCACATGGTGTGATAGTGAGTTATGAAGAGTTTCCGTTTGTTGGTTTTTGGAGTCCTAATACGGTTGAAGCACCGTTTGTTTGTATTGAACCTTGGTGTGGGATAGCTGATGATACTTCTAGCAACGGCAAAATAGAGGATAAAATAGGAATAAATAAACTGTCTAAAGGCGATATTTTTAGCAGAAGTTATTCTATAAATATTCAATAA
- the codY gene encoding GTP-sensing pleiotropic transcriptional regulator CodY, protein MDDLLQKTRMINELLQKENTIQEEKELPYLQMAQVLSDIMECNTYILSKDGELLGYSVVHDFNNERINKMISKHQFPHSYTTLLKDIQQTVENIPIDEELTIFPFELKKELTNAYTTLVPIFGAGARLGTILLGRVNKKFNTEDFILGEYSATVVGMQLLYQKSGDIEKQMRETSMVQMALKSLSFSELKAIKAIFEELDGEEGILTTSSIADRIGITRSVIVNALRKLESAGVIETRSLGMKGTFIKIANKQLIDLLDKETVV, encoded by the coding sequence ATGGATGATTTATTGCAAAAAACACGTATGATTAATGAATTATTACAAAAAGAAAATACCATTCAAGAAGAAAAAGAACTACCTTATTTACAAATGGCACAAGTATTATCGGATATTATGGAGTGTAATACTTATATTTTGTCAAAAGATGGTGAATTATTAGGATATTCTGTGGTACATGATTTTAATAATGAACGAATTAATAAAATGATTAGTAAACATCAATTTCCTCATTCGTACACTACCTTATTAAAAGATATTCAACAAACAGTTGAAAATATTCCAATTGATGAAGAATTAACTATTTTTCCTTTTGAATTAAAGAAAGAATTAACCAACGCCTACACAACTCTTGTTCCAATATTTGGAGCAGGAGCTAGGCTTGGTACAATTCTTTTAGGTCGTGTAAATAAAAAATTCAATACAGAAGATTTTATCTTAGGAGAATATAGTGCAACGGTTGTTGGTATGCAACTACTTTATCAAAAATCTGGCGATATAGAAAAACAAATGCGTGAAACAAGTATGGTTCAAATGGCACTGAAGTCGTTGTCTTTTAGTGAATTAAAAGCCATAAAAGCAATATTCGAAGAACTAGATGGAGAAGAAGGGATTCTAACAACATCTAGTATTGCTGATAGGATAGGAATTACGCGTTCAGTTATTGTCAATGCCTTAAGAAAACTTGAATCAGCAGGTGTCATTGAAACTAGGTCTCTAGGGATGAAAGGGACATTTATTAAAATTGCGAACAAACAATTAATAGATCTACTTGATAAAGAAACGGTAGTATAG
- the hslU gene encoding ATP-dependent protease ATPase subunit HslU, whose protein sequence is MSTVTKTPRQIVEELDQYIIGQNKAKKSVAVALRNRYRRMQLDEVMQQDITPKNLLMIGPTGVGKTEIARRLAKIVNAPFVKVEATKFTEVGYVGRDVESMVRDLVEASIAIVKKDQYSQVYSQAKKAAEDRLVKLLVPGIKKEKRQSTNQFDMMMQMMNGFQQNNDEEKEEVTDSIRVSRETVQSQLEKGQLEDREITIEAEEKKQTPTMNNGLEQMGIDLGDALNSLTPKKKIKRTVTVKEAREILINEESEKLVNSADIHSEAIKLAQNNGIIFIDEFDKITSKSESNGQVSREGVQRDILPIVEGSIVNTKYGTIETDHILFIASGAFHLSKPSDLIPELQGRFPIRVELDDLTAEDFVRILTEPNNALIKQYIALLKTENIDVTFTKEAIERLSHIAYNVNSETDNIGARRLHTILEKLLEDLLFESSDMSMGEITITEQYVNEKLGEISEDEDLSRYIL, encoded by the coding sequence ATGAGTACAGTAACAAAAACACCAAGACAAATTGTAGAAGAATTAGACCAATATATTATTGGACAAAATAAAGCAAAAAAATCTGTAGCGGTGGCATTACGTAATCGTTATCGCCGTATGCAATTAGACGAAGTTATGCAACAAGATATCACGCCTAAAAACTTGCTAATGATTGGACCAACTGGTGTAGGTAAAACAGAAATCGCAAGACGACTTGCTAAAATTGTTAATGCACCATTTGTAAAAGTTGAGGCAACGAAATTTACAGAAGTTGGGTACGTTGGTCGTGATGTTGAGTCAATGGTTCGTGATTTAGTTGAAGCAAGTATTGCAATTGTGAAAAAAGATCAATACAGCCAAGTATATTCACAAGCTAAAAAAGCTGCGGAAGATAGATTGGTTAAATTATTAGTACCTGGTATCAAAAAAGAAAAACGTCAATCAACGAACCAATTTGATATGATGATGCAAATGATGAATGGTTTCCAACAAAACAATGACGAAGAAAAAGAAGAAGTGACTGATTCTATCAGAGTAAGCCGTGAAACAGTTCAATCTCAACTTGAAAAAGGTCAACTTGAAGATAGAGAAATCACGATTGAAGCGGAAGAGAAAAAACAAACGCCAACCATGAACAATGGATTAGAACAAATGGGTATTGATTTAGGCGATGCCCTCAATTCATTAACACCTAAGAAAAAAATCAAACGTACGGTAACTGTAAAAGAAGCACGTGAAATTTTAATTAATGAAGAATCTGAAAAACTTGTTAATAGTGCAGATATTCATAGTGAAGCGATTAAACTTGCGCAAAATAACGGGATTATTTTCATTGATGAGTTTGATAAAATTACCTCTAAATCTGAAAGTAATGGTCAAGTGTCTCGAGAAGGGGTTCAACGTGATATTTTACCAATTGTTGAAGGATCTATTGTCAATACGAAATATGGTACAATCGAAACAGATCATATTTTATTTATCGCATCAGGTGCGTTTCACCTAAGTAAACCAAGCGATTTGATACCTGAATTACAAGGTCGCTTCCCAATTCGTGTGGAACTAGATGATTTAACAGCAGAAGATTTTGTCCGCATCTTAACTGAACCAAACAACGCATTGATCAAACAATATATCGCCTTACTTAAAACTGAAAATATTGATGTGACATTTACTAAAGAAGCAATTGAACGTTTATCTCATATTGCATATAACGTAAATAGTGAAACAGATAATATTGGAGCCAGACGTTTGCATACTATTTTAGAAAAATTATTAGAAGATTTATTATTTGAATCTTCTGATATGTCAATGGGTGAAATTACCATCACTGAACAATATGTTAATGAAAAACTCGGTGAAATATCTGAAGATGAAGATTTGAGTCGTTATATTTTATAA
- the hslV gene encoding ATP-dependent protease subunit HslV, with protein MGYTTFHSTTICAVEKDGKFAMAGDGQVTMGESVVMKGTARKVRRIYNDEVVVGFAGSVADAFNLEGKFEEKLNQYKGNLMRAAVELAMQWRSDRAMQKLEAMLIVMNDKEMLVVSGTGEVIAPDDGILAIGSGGNYALAAARALKRDGRDDLTAGEIAKAALNVAGDICVYTNHNIIVEEI; from the coding sequence ATGGGATATACAACATTTCATTCAACAACAATTTGTGCAGTAGAAAAAGACGGAAAATTTGCAATGGCTGGTGATGGCCAAGTAACAATGGGCGAATCAGTCGTGATGAAAGGGACTGCCAGAAAAGTTAGACGTATCTATAACGATGAAGTGGTCGTAGGATTTGCCGGTAGTGTGGCAGATGCGTTTAACCTTGAAGGAAAATTTGAAGAAAAATTAAATCAATATAAAGGGAATTTAATGCGTGCGGCTGTGGAACTTGCGATGCAGTGGCGCAGTGATCGTGCGATGCAAAAATTAGAAGCGATGCTAATCGTAATGAATGATAAAGAAATGCTAGTTGTTTCAGGTACTGGAGAAGTCATTGCACCAGATGATGGTATTTTAGCGATTGGGTCTGGTGGTAATTATGCTTTAGCAGCAGCTAGAGCGCTAAAACGAGATGGTCGCGATGATTTAACAGCAGGAGAAATTGCTAAAGCAGCTTTAAATGTCGCAGGAGATATTTGTGTTTACACAAACCACAACATTATTGTAGAAGAAATATAG